GGGTTTAAGGTTTTATGCTAAAGGAAAATtgtgctttttgcttttgaatatTGATGAGAAAGAATTCAAAGGATAAGGCTCTTTTGAAAGCCATGGTTCTAGCTGATTTGAAAAAAGCATTGGAGCTGCTCATTTTAACTTATACAAATAGAGGATggaagaaaattattattttttattttatataaaaatagagGATGCAGAACTAAGTTATATACAGGTGATGAGCCTAATTACcgtttattaataaaaaaaattatattttcttagTGTAAAGTAAAAAATAAGCTAGAAAAAAATCCGAATGTAGATTGCATGGTTTTCCTAGGGTTGTGTAAATTCAGAAAATGAAAACACCATTGTTCATTTGAAATGAGGTCCTCCTGAGACTGGAAAGTGTAATGCATTCTACAAATTCATTGAATTATGTAATGTACTGTTCAATCTTATTTATAGTTTCTCGAAATTACcattactttttcaaaattcattagCTCAATCCTATtttttgaaagtaaaaaaataaataaagaggtGTTCTTCTCTAGACATTGTCTATTGTGTTTTCGTGTATACCGATGTTCACTGCAACATTCTAAGCTGTGATTTGCTGCAATCTATGCTTGCAGTGTGAGTGTGTTTGGGGTCTCAGCAGAATCTATGCAGTGTTCTTATGATTCCAAAGGAAACAGTGTCCCCACTATTCTATTGCTAATGCAGGACCGTTTATACTCACAAGGAGGCTTAAAggtattgaaatttgaaatcaaTGCAATATATTTTGCAATTTGGACCAGATTTTTTAAAAcattcagtttaaggttaactttttttacttgtattttcaatgaattttcAGGCTGAAGGTATATTTCGGATAAATCCGGAAAATAGTCAAGAGGAGCATGTGAGGGACCAGTTAAACAGAGGCATTGTGCCGGACAACATCGATGTCCATTGCTTGGCCGGGCTAATTAAAGCCTGGTTCCGTGAGCTTCCTTCGGGGATACTAGATGGACTCTCACCAGAGCAAGTTCTTCAGTGCAACACGGAAGAAGAGTCCGTTGAGCTCGTGAAGCAGCTAAAGCCAACGGAGTCTGCATTGCTCAGCTGGGCTATTGATCTCATGGCTGATGTTGTGGAAGTGGAGGAGTGTAACAAAATGAATGCTAGAAATATTGCAATGGTTTTTGCCCCAAACATGACTCAGGTATGCTACTTCATGTTTTGGGCGATGATAATAATTAACATGATATGTAGTTTTGTTGAATTAGAAGCAAAATAATCTGCGGTCATTATGCAGTTTTTAATATCAAACAATTTGCATACTAGTGAGGTTACACAAGTTCTTTGATGTTGTTAACATTGCTCAAATCTTTTTACAAGTTTGATTATCTGACAAGGTGATGAATATCATTATTGAATAACTTTGGACAGCATTGGTCTAATTGTGGATTCatactttatattttgtttcttgAAACAGATGTCTGATCCTCTAACTGCCCTGATGCATGCGGTTCAAGTGATGAACTTGCTCAAGACACTGATAATGAAGAATCTAAGAGAACGTGAAGAAACCACAACCGGATATTCTCCCATGTCATTTCGCTCATCGAATCACCAGTCCGAGGAAGAATATGACAGTCAGCGAGAAACGGACACCAGTGGTGAATTGAGAGGGACTAAGTCGGATTATGACGATCATCACCCTCACTATAGCCATAGCAGTGAAGGGGAGGAGGAAAGGGAGGCTGAATCTTTAAGCGAGATTGAAGAATGCTTCTTGAAGCAGTTGGATGATGATAACACTAAAGGGTTCTCACAACAAGAACCTTCAGGCTATTTGCAAGAGTACATTAACCCTATAAGTTGTTGCTCAGATTTTAGCATCAAATCCATTGCATCAATT
This sequence is a window from Arachis duranensis cultivar V14167 chromosome 2, aradu.V14167.gnm2.J7QH, whole genome shotgun sequence. Protein-coding genes within it:
- the LOC107475881 gene encoding rho GTPase-activating protein 2; protein product: MPGLVMVTRGGGCGGGGGGGGKRARPDATEAEEEEQRQLSLVALLIAALRKSMVACRVDRPSEEVISTVHHNHQMEIGWPTDVQHITHVTFDRFNGFLGLPLEFQVEIPGRVPSASVSVFGVSAESMQCSYDSKGNSVPTILLLMQDRLYSQGGLKAEGIFRINPENSQEEHVRDQLNRGIVPDNIDVHCLAGLIKAWFRELPSGILDGLSPEQVLQCNTEEESVELVKQLKPTESALLSWAIDLMADVVEVEECNKMNARNIAMVFAPNMTQMSDPLTALMHAVQVMNLLKTLIMKNLREREETTTGYSPMSFRSSNHQSEEEYDSQRETDTSGELRGTKSDYDDHHPHYSHSSEGEEEREAESLSEIEECFLKQLDDDNTKGFSQQEPSGYLQEYINPISCCSDFSIKSIASIADGTINSSLSSIDGERLRTRVAAVSSNIEKNSRSIECTGTNDVKMIDKFSDSAPPLLASS